One Urocitellus parryii isolate mUroPar1 chromosome 14, mUroPar1.hap1, whole genome shotgun sequence DNA segment encodes these proteins:
- the Ank1 gene encoding ankyrin-1 isoform X5, whose protein sequence is MWTFITQLLVTLVLLGFFLVSCQNVMHIVKGSLCFVLKHIHQELDKELGESEGLSDDEETISTRVVRRRVLLQGNELQNIPGEQVTEEQFTDEQGNIVTKKIVRKVVRQIDSSGADDTQEHQEVELRGSGLHPDLIEGRKGAQIVKRASLKRGKQ, encoded by the exons ATGTGGACTTTCATCACCCAACTCCTGGTCACCCTAGTGCTCCTGGGCTTTTTCCTGGTCAGCTGTCAGAATGTGATGCACATTGTCAAGGGCTCCCTGTGCTTTGTGCTGAAGCACATCCACCAGGAGCTGGACAAGGAGCTGGGGGAGAGCGAGGGCCTGAGTGACGACGAGGAGACCATCTCTACCAGGGTGGTCCGGCGGCGGGTCCTCCTGCAG GGAAATGAGCTTCAGAATATTCCAGGGGAGCAGGTGACAGAGGAACAATTCACAGATGAGCAGGGCAACATTGTCACCAAGAAG ATCGTTCGCAAAGTTGTCCGGCAGATAGACTCGTCTGGTGCTGATGACACCCAGGAGCACCAGGAG GTGGAGCTGAGAGGGAGTGGCCTGCACCCGGACCTTATAGAGGGCAGAAAGGGGGCTCAGATAGTGAAGCGGGCCAGCCTGAAAAGGGGCAAACAGTGA